In Desulfobacterales bacterium, one genomic interval encodes:
- the rfbC gene encoding dTDP-4-dehydrorhamnose 3,5-epimerase yields the protein MNVRLTPLQGLLIIEPLLFGDHRGFFTETYHEARYRHAGISCVFVQDNLSYSIKNTLRGLHFQIHHPQAKLVQVISGEVYDVAVDLRRNSATFGKWEGVYLSSENMRQLFIPEGFAHGFCVLSDTAIFSYKCSDFYTPGDEGGVIWSDSEIGIPWPVTTPIISEKDQCYPLLKDLSPDRLPEIRG from the coding sequence ATGAACGTGCGCTTAACCCCTTTGCAAGGCCTGCTGATTATCGAGCCCCTTCTCTTTGGAGACCATCGCGGGTTTTTTACGGAAACTTATCATGAAGCACGGTATCGGCACGCCGGCATCTCATGCGTTTTTGTCCAGGACAATCTCTCCTATTCCATAAAAAACACCCTTCGAGGGCTTCACTTTCAGATTCATCACCCCCAAGCCAAACTGGTGCAGGTCATCTCAGGGGAAGTCTACGACGTGGCGGTTGATTTACGACGCAATTCGGCTACCTTCGGCAAATGGGAAGGGGTTTATCTAAGCTCTGAAAATATGCGGCAATTATTTATACCGGAAGGCTTTGCCCACGGATTTTGCGTTTTAAGCGACACTGCGATATTTTCTTATAAATGCTCCGATTTTTACACCCCGGGGGATGAAGGCGGTGTTATTTGGTCCGATTCAGAAATCGGTATCCCTTGGCCGGTAACCACTCCGATCATCTCCGAAAAAGATCAGTGCTATCCCCTGCTAAAGGATCTTTCACCGGACCGGTTGCCGGAAATTAGAGGATAA